Proteins encoded in a region of the Massilia sp. UMI-21 genome:
- a CDS encoding acyl-CoA dehydrogenase family protein: MDLSYSSEQIALQEAVRRFCDKNYNFLLRNKILQGSEGREPNHWKLFAELGWLGAGLPEDVGGSGGSAIEVSILTEAFGRALVVEPFIPCAVLAAQVVNAGASAEQRRDLLGPLVGGELMLAFAHGETQAGGRPQYVATRAVQRADGQYVLDGEKTVVLGGPFAEKFVVSARTAGDSGDRDGISLFLVSMDSAGITRKNYRLVDGTRASDLVLDQVVLPPYALLGQAGGAIDAIELAIDHAATAACAEACGAMDSVLWLTRDYLKTRNQYGATLNTYQALQHRMADMLVESEMSRSMLFNALNAMQQDDADARRKGVSASKVLIGQRGQFVGSNAIQLHGGMGVTEEYIIGHYFKRLVTIGAQFGHTDYHLERFGSFA, encoded by the coding sequence ATGGATCTATCGTACTCGTCGGAACAAATCGCGCTCCAGGAAGCTGTCCGACGCTTCTGCGACAAGAATTACAATTTTTTGCTGCGCAATAAGATATTGCAGGGCAGCGAAGGCCGGGAACCCAATCACTGGAAGCTATTTGCCGAGCTCGGGTGGCTGGGCGCCGGGCTGCCGGAAGACGTCGGCGGCTCGGGTGGCTCGGCGATCGAGGTCTCGATCCTGACTGAGGCGTTCGGCCGTGCGCTGGTGGTCGAGCCTTTCATCCCGTGTGCCGTCCTGGCTGCCCAGGTCGTCAACGCGGGGGCCTCCGCCGAGCAGCGCCGTGACCTGCTGGGGCCGCTGGTGGGCGGGGAATTGATGCTGGCGTTCGCCCACGGCGAGACGCAGGCCGGTGGCCGGCCGCAATACGTCGCCACCCGCGCAGTCCAGCGAGCAGACGGGCAATATGTACTGGACGGCGAAAAAACCGTGGTGCTGGGCGGGCCGTTCGCCGAGAAGTTCGTCGTGTCCGCACGTACCGCGGGCGACAGTGGCGACCGCGATGGCATCAGCCTGTTCCTGGTGAGCATGGACAGCGCGGGCATTACACGCAAGAACTATCGCCTGGTGGACGGTACCCGCGCCTCGGACCTGGTCCTGGACCAGGTCGTCCTGCCGCCGTACGCACTGCTGGGGCAGGCCGGCGGCGCGATCGATGCGATCGAGCTGGCGATCGACCACGCGGCCACGGCGGCCTGTGCCGAAGCCTGCGGCGCCATGGATTCGGTGCTGTGGCTGACCCGCGATTACCTGAAGACGCGTAACCAGTACGGTGCGACGCTCAATACCTACCAGGCCTTGCAGCATCGGATGGCCGACATGCTGGTCGAGAGCGAGATGTCGCGCTCGATGCTGTTCAATGCGCTCAACGCGATGCAGCAGGACGACGCCGACGCGCGCCGCAAAGGCGTGTCCGCCTCGAAGGTGCTGATCGGACAACGCGGACAGTTCGTCGGGTCGAATGCGATTCAGCTGCACGGCGGCATGGGGGTCACCGAGGAATACATCATCGGCCACTACTTCAAGCGTCTGGTGACGATCGGTGCACAGTTCGGACACACCGACTACCACCTCGAGCGTTTCGGCAGCTTCGCGTAG
- a CDS encoding acyl-CoA dehydrogenase family protein produces MNFDRDPEEEVFRQEVQSFVADMWNKADQVGLDRNVPLARRSVEFWTRALHGKGYLVPTWPSEWGGKKWSAKKIYILSEELVKGGVPDGDRIALDLVAPVIYTYGTPEQKQRLLPRILNADDFWCQGFSEPQAGSDLSLIRTRAVRDGDFYIVNGQKLWTTNAHNADMMFALVRVSSGGKLQQGLSFLLMNMRAPGITVRPVITIDGGHSVNEVFLQDVRVPVKNLIGEEGKGWQYARYLLSNERVAVAAAPQTRKDLGKLKMMARTELRNGRPLIEDTMFRAKLSQLEIDLVALEFSIMRMIDMMATNDPAAERLGPVLKIRGSELRQRVSELQMLALGERGLAFFAPPMSGSHVPELVPPGPEYAPGVTSTFMFRRSTSIAAGSNEIQRNILATSGLAL; encoded by the coding sequence ATGAATTTTGATAGAGATCCGGAAGAAGAAGTATTTCGCCAGGAAGTCCAATCGTTTGTAGCCGACATGTGGAACAAGGCCGACCAGGTTGGCCTCGACCGCAATGTCCCGCTTGCAAGGCGCAGCGTCGAATTCTGGACGCGTGCCCTGCACGGCAAAGGCTACCTGGTACCGACGTGGCCGTCGGAATGGGGTGGCAAAAAGTGGTCGGCCAAGAAGATCTACATCTTGAGCGAGGAACTCGTCAAAGGCGGCGTGCCCGACGGCGACCGCATCGCGCTCGACCTGGTCGCGCCGGTGATTTACACCTACGGCACGCCGGAGCAGAAGCAGCGGCTGCTGCCGCGCATCCTGAATGCCGACGATTTCTGGTGCCAGGGTTTCTCGGAACCCCAGGCCGGGTCCGACTTGTCGCTGATTCGTACCCGCGCTGTCCGCGATGGCGATTTTTATATCGTCAACGGGCAGAAGCTGTGGACCACCAATGCGCACAACGCCGACATGATGTTCGCCCTGGTGCGCGTGAGTTCGGGAGGCAAGCTGCAGCAGGGTTTGTCGTTCCTGCTGATGAACATGCGCGCACCGGGTATCACCGTGCGCCCCGTCATCACCATCGACGGCGGTCACTCCGTCAATGAAGTGTTCCTGCAGGATGTGCGGGTTCCGGTCAAGAACCTGATCGGCGAAGAAGGCAAGGGCTGGCAGTATGCGCGCTACCTGCTGTCGAACGAGCGGGTGGCCGTGGCCGCCGCACCGCAGACCCGGAAAGACCTGGGCAAGCTGAAGATGATGGCCAGGACCGAGCTCCGCAACGGCCGTCCGCTGATCGAGGACACGATGTTCCGTGCCAAGCTGTCCCAGCTCGAGATCGACCTGGTGGCGCTCGAATTTTCCATCATGCGGATGATCGACATGATGGCCACCAATGACCCCGCCGCCGAACGCCTCGGTCCGGTGCTCAAGATCCGCGGCTCGGAACTGCGCCAGCGCGTGAGCGAATTGCAGATGCTGGCCCTGGGCGAGCGTGGCCTCGCGTTCTTCGCGCCGCCCATGAGCGGAAGTCACGTTCCCGAGCTGGTGCCCCCGGGGCCGGAATATGCGCCCGGCGTCACCTCCACATTCATGTTCCGTCGTTCGACTTCGATTGCTGCCGGCAGCAACGAAATACAACGGAATATTCTCGCAACGTCCGGTTTGGCACTGTAG